A stretch of Onychomys torridus chromosome 2, mOncTor1.1, whole genome shotgun sequence DNA encodes these proteins:
- the Snapc3 gene encoding snRNA-activating protein complex subunit 3, whose translation MAEDPQGGGAGGMQHPVPSASHGNFPEYELPELHTRAFHVGSFGELWRGRLGTRDLSLSERQAAAQPADGGTSDNGLEDAAVAAGLGCSLEAAAELRVVCGLDKLRCLEEGEDPEVIPENTDLVTLCVRKGLLDYREENITIDRACRQETFAYEMESHALGKKPENLEDMIEEGELILSVNILYPVIFNKHREHKPYQTMLVLGSQKLTELRDSICCVSDLQIGGEFSSTPDQAPEHISKDLYKSAFFYFEGTFYNDKRYPECRDLSRTIVEWSESHDRGYGKFQTAKMEDFTFNDLNIKLGFPYLYCHQGDCEHVVVITDIRLVHHDDCLDRTLYPLLTKKHWLWTRKCFVCKMYTARWVTNNDTFAPEDPCFFCDVCFRMLHYDSEGNKLGKFLAYPYVDPGTFN comes from the exons ATGGCGGAGGACCCGCAGGGCGGCGGTGCGGGTGGTATGCAGCACCCAGTCCCTAGTGCGAGCCACGGCAACTTCCCAGAGTACGAGCTTCCGGAGCTGCACACCCGCGCGTTCCACGTGGGGTCCTTTGGGGAGCTGTGGCGCGGCCGGCTTGGGACCCGGGATTTGTCGCTGAGCGAGCGGCAGGCAGCCGCGCAGCCAGCGGACGGAGGGACGTCGGACAACGGCTTGGAGGATGCTGCGGTGGCCGCGGGTCTGGGCTGCAGTCTGGAGGCGGCCGCGGAGCTAAGGGTCGTGTGCGG CCTTGATAAACTGAGATGCCTCGAAGAAGGTGAAGACCCAGAAGTCATCCCAGAGAACACTGACCTAGTGACTTTAtg TGTTCGGAAGGGGCTCTTGGACTATCGGGAAGAAAACATCACGATAGATCGCGCCTGTAGACAAGAAACATTTGCTTATGAAATG gaATCTCATGCACTTGGGAAAAAACCTGAAAATCTAGAAGACATGATTGAAGAAGGGGAGCTTATCCTGTCTGTGAACATCTTGTACCCTGTTATATTTAACAAG CACAGAGAACACAAACCGTACCAGACAATGTTGGTATTGGGCAGTCAGAAGCTCACCGAACTGAGGGATTCAATTTGCTGTGTCAGTGACCTTCAGATTGGTGGAGAATTCAGTAGTACTCCAGACCAGGCCCCAGAGCACATCAGCAAA GACCTATACAAAtcagcttttttttattttgaaggaaCCTTTTACAATGACAAAAGATACCCAGAATGCAGAGACTTAAGCAG AACTATTGTAGAGTGGTCAGAGTCCCATGATCGAGGATATGGAAAATTTCAGACTGCTAAAATGGAAGATTTCACATTTAATGACTTGAATATTAAACTTGGCTTTCCTTACTTATACTGTCACCAGGGAGACTGTGAACATGTTGTTGTCATTACAGACATAAG GCTTGTGCATCATGATGACTGCTTGGATAGAACACTTTATCCCCTTCTTACCAAGAAACATTGGCTATGGAccagaaaatgttttgtttgcaaGATGTATACAGCTAG ATGGGTGACGAACAATGATACCTTTGCACCAGAGGATCCATGTTTCTTTTGTGATGTTTGCTTCAGAATGCTCCACTATGATTCCGAAGGCAACAAACTAGGGAAATTCCTTGCTTATCCTTATGTCGACCCAGGAACCTTTAATTAG